Proteins encoded within one genomic window of Anaerolineales bacterium:
- a CDS encoding aminotransferase class V-fold PLP-dependent enzyme, with amino-acid sequence SERTDDPVCGTVSSGGTESILLAMKTYRDWARATKGITAPEIIAPVTAHAAFDKAAQYFGLRLVRTPLDGDYAADVAAVEAAITPNTVAMIGSAPSFPHGVVDPIEALSELARARGIGFHTDGCLGGFLLPWAERLGFPVPAFDFRLPGVTSISADTHKFGYAAKGSSVVLYRTPDLRRYQYYATADWPGGLYFSPTFAGSRPGALSAVCWAAMMSIGEQGYLQAAKRILETTAWLREGVAGIPGLHLIGRSLFIVAFASHEVDVYAVLDALAKKQWNLNGLQNPASLHLCITQRHTQPGVAEAFIADLQAAVEHVRRNPQDKGTMGAVYGLAGSVPVKSLVADFLKTYIDLMYRVD; translated from the coding sequence AGCGAAAGGACCGACGATCCGGTGTGCGGCACGGTGTCGTCCGGCGGAACGGAGAGCATCCTGCTGGCGATGAAGACGTACCGCGACTGGGCGCGGGCGACGAAGGGTATCACGGCGCCCGAGATCATCGCTCCGGTCACGGCCCACGCCGCCTTCGACAAGGCCGCCCAGTACTTCGGCCTCCGACTTGTCCGGACGCCGCTGGATGGGGACTACGCCGCCGATGTGGCCGCAGTCGAGGCCGCCATCACCCCGAACACGGTGGCGATGATCGGCTCGGCCCCGTCATTCCCGCATGGCGTGGTCGATCCCATCGAGGCTCTTTCCGAACTGGCCCGGGCTCGCGGAATAGGGTTTCACACCGATGGCTGCCTGGGCGGATTCCTGTTGCCCTGGGCCGAGCGGCTGGGCTTTCCGGTGCCGGCGTTCGACTTCCGCCTGCCGGGCGTGACCTCAATCTCAGCCGACACCCACAAGTTCGGCTACGCCGCCAAGGGCTCGTCGGTGGTGCTCTACCGGACGCCGGACTTGCGACGCTATCAGTACTACGCTACAGCTGACTGGCCGGGAGGGCTGTACTTCTCGCCCACCTTCGCCGGGAGCCGGCCCGGTGCCCTCTCGGCAGTGTGCTGGGCGGCGATGATGTCCATCGGCGAGCAAGGCTACCTGCAGGCTGCCAAACGAATTCTCGAGACAACGGCCTGGCTCCGGGAGGGCGTGGCCGGAATTCCTGGGCTACACCTGATCGGCCGCTCGCTGTTCATCGTCGCCTTCGCCTCCCACGAGGTCGACGTCTACGCCGTGCTCGATGCGCTGGCCAAGAAGCAGTGGAACTTGAACGGGCTGCAGAACCCGGCCAGCCTGCATCTGTGCATCACGCAACGCCACACGCAGCCGGGAGTGGCGGAAGCCTTCATCGCAGATCTGCAAGCGGCCGTCGAGCACGTCCGGCGCAACCCGCAGGACAAGGGTACGATGGGGGCGGTCTATGGCCTGGCCGGGAGCGTCCCGGTCAAGAGCCTGGTCGCCGATTTCTTGAAGACCTATATCGACTTGATGTATCGCGTCGACTGA